One genomic region from Saprospiraceae bacterium encodes:
- a CDS encoding sulfatase-like hydrolase/transferase, with protein MFKFFLKKFSHMRYTISFLFLIILISCQDHVKPDNKLVTPFRPNILWLVTEDLSPVIPPFGDSTITTPVLSRLAAEGVRYPNCFSPSGVCAPSRAALSMGMYPTHIGAMHMRTGFWAGGRPSKAQSETQRKSFPPGLPYYEAMPPADARMHSEYMRMQGYYCTNRAKQDYQFVAPVTAWDECGREAHWRNRQPGQPFFSIFNFEVTHESQIWVKANDSLWIDSNQQVIVPPYLPNTPVAMKDIRRMYSNVKQMDDQVGKILAQLEADGLLDSTIIFWYPDHGGPLPRQKRLCYDSGLKVPLIIRYPDHWKAGTIDSQLISFIDFLPTILSMTGVDPPKNIDGRSFAGSHVASEKRQYIHAAADRFDERYDMIRAVRDQRFKYLRNFSPEKGYYLPVAYREQMPIMQELLRLRDAHALNEYQAQWFRPKKPAEELFDTQADPYELHNLAADPTYEKKLAELRNECDRWMQAMDDKGLMEEKDYIKSIWHGDQQPTTAVPSMVKRNGKISMASETPGASIGYKILHHEQNAKSWSIYTQPIPINQGDTIIAIAHRIGYLPSEEKRLTLDIIQ; from the coding sequence ATGTTCAAATTCTTTTTGAAAAAATTTAGTCATATGAGGTATACTATCAGCTTTCTGTTTCTAATAATTTTGATTTCCTGCCAGGATCATGTAAAACCTGACAACAAATTAGTTACACCCTTTAGACCCAATATATTGTGGCTGGTGACAGAAGACCTTAGCCCGGTGATTCCACCTTTTGGCGATTCAACGATCACCACACCTGTATTGAGCAGGTTGGCTGCAGAAGGTGTACGATATCCAAATTGTTTTAGCCCGTCAGGAGTATGTGCACCCAGTAGGGCAGCGCTCTCGATGGGTATGTATCCCACGCACATAGGGGCTATGCATATGCGCACCGGGTTTTGGGCCGGCGGCAGACCTTCAAAAGCACAGTCAGAAACACAACGAAAATCTTTTCCTCCTGGTTTGCCATACTACGAAGCTATGCCACCAGCAGATGCAAGAATGCACAGTGAGTATATGAGAATGCAAGGCTATTACTGTACAAACAGGGCTAAGCAAGATTATCAGTTTGTTGCACCGGTCACCGCATGGGATGAGTGTGGCCGGGAGGCACATTGGCGAAACCGACAGCCCGGTCAGCCATTTTTCTCCATTTTCAATTTTGAAGTCACTCACGAGTCGCAGATTTGGGTCAAAGCCAATGATTCCTTGTGGATTGATTCAAATCAACAAGTTATAGTGCCTCCCTACCTACCCAATACTCCGGTTGCAATGAAGGATATCAGGCGGATGTATTCCAATGTAAAGCAGATGGATGATCAGGTCGGCAAAATACTTGCCCAATTGGAAGCTGATGGCTTATTGGATAGTACGATCATATTTTGGTATCCAGATCATGGGGGACCTTTACCCAGACAAAAACGCTTGTGTTATGATTCCGGTCTGAAAGTGCCTTTGATCATTCGATATCCTGACCATTGGAAGGCAGGTACCATCGACAGCCAGTTGATCAGTTTTATAGATTTTCTCCCAACTATACTGTCCATGACCGGAGTAGATCCTCCCAAGAATATCGATGGTAGAAGTTTCGCCGGATCCCATGTCGCCAGTGAAAAAAGACAATATATTCATGCGGCAGCAGATCGGTTTGACGAGCGATATGATATGATTAGGGCTGTTAGAGATCAAAGATTTAAGTATTTGCGCAATTTTTCACCAGAAAAAGGATATTATCTCCCTGTAGCTTATCGCGAACAAATGCCCATCATGCAAGAGCTGTTGAGGTTGCGCGATGCACATGCATTAAATGAATACCAGGCTCAATGGTTTAGGCCAAAGAAACCCGCCGAAGAACTTTTTGATACTCAGGCTGATCCTTATGAGTTGCACAATCTTGCCGCGGATCCGACCTATGAAAAAAAACTGGCCGAGCTTAGAAATGAATGCGATCGATGGATGCAAGCGATGGATGACAAAGGATTGATGGAGGAAAAAGATTACATCAAATCAATATGGCATGGAGATCAACAACCAACGACTGCTGTGCCATCAATGGTCAAGCGCAATGGAAAGATCTCTATGGCGTCCGAAACTCCGGGCGCATCGATTGGTTATAAAATTTTACATCATGAGCAAAATGCTAAATCCTGGTCCATTTATACTCAGCCAATTCCCATCAATCAGGGCGATACCATCATAGCCATAGCACATCGTATTGGTTATCTGCCAAGCGAAGAAAAAAGATTAACACTGGATATTATTCAATGA
- a CDS encoding outer membrane porin, OprD family encodes MQHIYKLIITLIGLIGYPTLWGQHQEILEKPALYQNEQIKVEDSTSLWSAFKRGQVNGHFRYFFMSTQNKSDYSDYYAHAAGGGLRFKTAQFHKFQFTLSGFYTFNVGSSDLGKQDSATGQSNRYEIGLFDIQDPYNKKDISRLEEFNLTYFYKKSSIIFGRQLINTPFINLQDGRMRATGVEGLWFELNDIKNTTLEGGWLYSISPRSTTKWFDIGKSMAIYPVGVNPDGTKSQYINNLSSAGVFMLGMHFKIKKHLEIQAWNLYTQNIFNSLLLQADWRFPLKNQSALTLAGQFVREDAIGHGGNEDNSKTYMAKDAKAVTFGAKVGWKNKAWEASLNYNRITSAGRYLIPREWGRDPFFTFMPRERNEGLGDTHAFMSKINHNFQKSNFKTSLALGYFKLPDVKSYRLNKYGLPSYAQINGDMRYIFDHSIKGLELQILVVGKLKVGDTYGIGKYEINKVDMMQYNVVLNYRF; translated from the coding sequence ATGCAGCATATATACAAACTTATAATCACCTTGATTGGACTGATCGGATATCCAACTCTGTGGGGCCAGCATCAGGAAATTTTAGAAAAACCGGCTTTATATCAAAACGAACAAATTAAAGTGGAGGATTCTACTTCACTATGGTCGGCATTTAAAAGAGGTCAGGTCAATGGTCACTTTCGGTATTTTTTTATGAGTACCCAAAATAAAAGTGACTATTCAGATTATTATGCTCATGCTGCCGGTGGGGGCTTGCGATTTAAAACGGCTCAATTTCATAAATTTCAGTTTACGCTTAGCGGCTTTTATACATTTAACGTTGGTTCCTCTGATCTGGGAAAACAAGACTCAGCTACAGGTCAATCTAATAGATATGAAATCGGGCTGTTTGATATTCAGGATCCTTATAACAAAAAAGATATTTCCAGGCTGGAAGAATTTAATCTGACATATTTCTATAAAAAATCCTCTATTATATTTGGGAGGCAATTAATAAATACTCCCTTTATTAATTTACAAGACGGAAGGATGCGAGCTACCGGTGTTGAAGGGCTATGGTTTGAATTAAATGATATTAAAAATACTACACTGGAAGGAGGTTGGCTATATAGCATTTCTCCCAGATCTACTACCAAATGGTTTGATATTGGAAAATCCATGGCCATTTATCCGGTTGGAGTAAATCCTGACGGTACAAAATCTCAGTATATCAATAACCTAAGCAGTGCAGGCGTTTTCATGTTGGGTATGCACTTTAAAATCAAAAAGCATCTTGAAATACAAGCATGGAATCTATATACTCAAAATATATTTAACTCCTTATTGTTGCAAGCCGATTGGCGGTTTCCTTTAAAGAACCAAAGTGCCCTTACCCTTGCTGGACAATTTGTCAGAGAAGATGCAATCGGCCACGGAGGCAATGAAGACAACTCAAAAACCTATATGGCGAAGGATGCCAAAGCAGTGACCTTTGGAGCTAAAGTGGGTTGGAAAAATAAAGCTTGGGAGGCAAGCCTAAATTATAACCGCATTACCTCAGCTGGTCGCTATTTGATTCCAAGAGAGTGGGGCAGAGACCCTTTTTTTACTTTTATGCCGCGAGAGCGAAATGAAGGCTTGGGCGATACGCACGCTTTTATGAGCAAGATTAATCACAATTTCCAAAAATCAAACTTTAAAACATCCTTGGCTTTGGGGTATTTCAAATTGCCAGATGTTAAAAGTTATCGTTTAAATAAATATGGCTTACCTTCATATGCTCAGATAAATGGTGATATGCGATATATCTTTGATCATTCAATAAAGGGATTGGAACTTCAGATTTTAGTTGTTGGAAAACTCAAAGTAGGCGACACCTATGGGATTGGGAAATATGAAATTAATAAAGTAGATATGATGCAGTATAATGTGGTTTTAAACTACCGTTTTTAG
- a CDS encoding carbohydrate kinase, translating into MSAHIAILDIGKTNKKLLVFDEDYQLVFELADQLAETVDEDGFPCEDIAALSLWCKTRIEEILIHPEFNITAIQFSGYGASFVHLDKITHIPTLPLYNYLKPLDRSITDQFYASYGEPNVLALQTCSPSLGMLNSGLQLYRLKHSRAALFATIGAALHLPQYLSFLFTNHPVTEMTSIGCHTMLWNYADHDYHSWVYKENLDHLFPAIHSSTEVFSIKIDQKEINVGIGLHDSSAALIPYLASIQEPFIFLSTGTWCIAMNPFMKNPLTAYQLRQDTLCYISYQGQYVKASRLFLGHEHQVQLDRLCVHFGVNPTYIDSISYDPGYLNYSGLHSDLSYYGSNGLMECGFDKRYLFEIDDFDTAYHVLIHDLVRLQKRSILLVQDQHIKSIYVDGGFAKNKIFMKMLAMAFHELEVYSASASQASALGAAMSIHGSWNRKEIFPQVIQSTLIIQS; encoded by the coding sequence ATGAGTGCTCACATAGCCATATTAGATATAGGTAAGACCAATAAAAAACTATTGGTCTTTGATGAAGATTATCAATTGGTCTTTGAGCTTGCAGACCAATTAGCTGAAACGGTGGATGAAGATGGTTTTCCCTGTGAAGATATTGCAGCCTTAAGTTTATGGTGCAAAACCCGAATCGAGGAGATACTCATTCATCCGGAATTTAATATCACGGCAATCCAATTTTCAGGGTATGGCGCAAGTTTTGTTCATTTGGATAAAATCACCCATATTCCGACCTTGCCTTTATACAATTATTTAAAGCCATTAGACAGATCGATCACAGATCAATTTTATGCCTCTTATGGTGAACCAAATGTGCTTGCACTGCAGACTTGTTCACCATCGCTCGGCATGCTCAATTCTGGTCTTCAATTGTATAGGCTTAAACATAGTCGGGCAGCATTGTTTGCCACGATTGGTGCAGCATTGCATTTGCCGCAATACCTGAGTTTCCTTTTTACCAATCATCCTGTCACGGAAATGACCAGCATAGGCTGTCATACGATGTTGTGGAATTATGCAGATCACGATTATCATTCCTGGGTCTACAAGGAAAACCTGGATCACCTTTTTCCAGCGATCCATTCCTCTACAGAAGTATTTTCCATCAAAATTGATCAAAAAGAAATTAATGTTGGTATAGGGCTGCATGATAGTTCCGCGGCATTGATTCCATACCTCGCTTCCATTCAAGAGCCATTTATATTTTTATCTACCGGTACCTGGTGCATCGCCATGAATCCATTTATGAAAAATCCACTCACTGCCTACCAGCTCAGACAGGATACTTTATGTTATATCAGTTATCAAGGACAATATGTCAAGGCTTCCCGATTATTTCTTGGCCATGAACACCAGGTGCAATTGGATAGACTTTGTGTGCATTTTGGAGTGAACCCAACTTATATCGATAGCATCTCTTATGATCCAGGATATTTAAATTATTCAGGTCTGCATTCGGATCTATCCTATTACGGATCCAATGGATTGATGGAGTGTGGTTTTGATAAAAGATACTTGTTTGAAATCGATGATTTCGATACGGCATACCATGTCTTGATTCATGACCTGGTCAGACTGCAAAAAAGATCAATCCTGTTGGTGCAGGATCAACATATAAAATCCATATATGTTGATGGTGGCTTTGCAAAAAATAAAATCTTTATGAAAATGCTGGCAATGGCTTTTCACGAACTGGAGGTTTATAGTGCCTCTGCTTCGCAAGCATCAGCATTGGGAGCAGCGATGTCGATTCATGGGAGTTGGAATAGGAAGGAGATCTTTCCGCAGGTGATCCAATCTACATTAATAATTCAATCTTAA
- a CDS encoding YeeE/YedE family protein, which produces MIAAIMFFLLYFGQAFGFSSNLRTICAAVGLGKKVKFFNFNWRSQTWNLVFLVGAILGGFVSKQFLSGKNEVIKISEATIYNLNELGMAAPSSFQPDELFGLKAITSIKGFLVLALGGLMVGFGARYAGGCTSGHAISGLSDLQGPSLIAVVGFFIGGLIMTFLILPLIF; this is translated from the coding sequence ATGATAGCTGCTATCATGTTTTTTCTTTTATACTTTGGCCAGGCGTTTGGGTTCTCTTCAAACCTGAGGACAATATGCGCCGCAGTCGGATTAGGCAAAAAAGTCAAATTTTTTAATTTTAATTGGCGCAGCCAGACTTGGAATTTGGTCTTTTTGGTTGGAGCTATTTTAGGTGGATTTGTGTCAAAACAATTTCTGTCCGGTAAAAATGAGGTGATTAAAATTTCGGAGGCGACTATCTATAATCTGAACGAATTAGGTATGGCAGCCCCTTCTTCTTTTCAACCTGATGAGCTGTTTGGTTTAAAAGCCATCACTTCGATCAAAGGGTTTTTGGTTTTGGCGTTGGGAGGGTTGATGGTTGGATTTGGTGCAAGATATGCAGGTGGGTGTACATCGGGACATGCTATTAGCGGACTATCTGATTTGCAGGGGCCTTCCTTAATCGCAGTTGTTGGTTTTTTTATTGGAGGATTGATAATGACTTTTTTGATTCTCCCTTTAATTTTTTAA
- a CDS encoding sugar isomerase: protein MRLDPQQIQFYNESYLNAHSLHFEFFKKTHSSSEVIIQKLIDFQVAIPSWALGTGGTRFGRFSGGGEPRNLEEKIEDVGLIHALNQSSGAISLHIPWDIPEDADKVKSLAASYNLSFDAVNSNTFQDQPGQVLSYKFGSLQHTDKATRRQAIDHNIEVIRHGVALGSKSITVWLSDGSCFPGQLNFREAFQRTLDGLSQIYSHLPVDWKMFVEYKAYEPNFYSMTVGDWGQSLLYAQKLGEQAYTLVDLGHHLPNANIEQIVSLLLMEKKLGGFHFNDSKYGDDDLTVGSIKPYQLFLIFNELVEGMDNRQMNHATDLGWMIDASHNVKDPLEDLLQSVEAIMQAYAKALLIDTHALKAAQWNNDVSLCEEILKDAYQTDVRTLVAEARLRSGAALEPIKLYRSVGGRSILVKERGSNTVATGL from the coding sequence ATGCGATTAGATCCTCAGCAGATCCAATTTTATAACGAAAGCTATTTAAATGCTCACAGTCTTCATTTTGAATTTTTCAAAAAAACGCACTCATCTTCAGAAGTGATTATTCAAAAACTGATTGACTTTCAGGTGGCCATTCCAAGCTGGGCACTTGGCACCGGAGGTACAAGGTTTGGGAGATTTTCAGGAGGAGGTGAGCCTCGTAATCTCGAAGAAAAAATAGAAGATGTAGGTTTGATTCATGCTTTGAATCAATCCAGTGGCGCGATATCCCTGCACATACCCTGGGACATACCTGAAGATGCTGACAAAGTCAAGTCGTTAGCAGCATCTTATAATCTGAGTTTTGACGCAGTCAATTCCAATACCTTCCAGGATCAACCAGGGCAGGTATTGAGTTATAAATTTGGATCTTTACAACATACAGATAAAGCTACCCGGAGACAGGCCATTGACCATAATATTGAGGTCATCCGACATGGGGTCGCCCTTGGATCCAAGTCTATCACGGTGTGGTTATCGGATGGATCTTGTTTTCCCGGACAATTAAATTTTAGAGAGGCCTTTCAAAGGACATTGGACGGATTGTCTCAGATATATAGTCATCTTCCTGTTGATTGGAAGATGTTTGTAGAATATAAAGCATACGAACCAAATTTTTATTCGATGACGGTAGGGGACTGGGGCCAGTCTTTATTATATGCTCAAAAACTGGGAGAACAAGCCTATACCTTAGTCGATCTCGGACATCATCTGCCCAATGCCAATATAGAACAGATCGTATCCCTCCTGCTCATGGAAAAAAAATTAGGGGGCTTTCATTTCAATGACAGCAAATACGGTGATGATGATCTTACTGTGGGTAGTATCAAACCATATCAATTATTCCTTATTTTTAATGAATTGGTTGAAGGCATGGATAACCGGCAGATGAATCATGCCACAGACCTGGGATGGATGATCGATGCTTCGCATAATGTAAAAGATCCGCTGGAAGATTTGTTACAATCTGTTGAGGCCATCATGCAAGCTTATGCCAAAGCCCTGTTGATAGATACGCATGCTTTGAAAGCAGCTCAGTGGAATAATGATGTAAGCCTTTGCGAAGAAATCCTTAAAGACGCCTACCAAACCGATGTAAGAACATTGGTCGCTGAAGCGCGTTTGAGGTCGGGAGCAGCACTCGAACCGATTAAATTGTATAGATCAGTCGGCGGACGCTCTATCCTGGTGAAAGAAAGAGGGTCTAATACAGTTGCTACCGGCCTTTAA
- a CDS encoding universal stress protein produces MDEKLKILIPTDFSVQAEYAYLMVRKLAEKTPVEIHFLHVLNAPDSVTMDSNENIQSCDDIDIQYLVHQKDIANRKLDNLHVLYSNEIHTHFVLGKLIDSILSFAESHEFDLIVMGTKGAWGLKEKLSGSETQIVARNSRIPLLSLMCDRSDLNIQNILLVHNFNHPEKEDLQFLHKIIKAFDTRIHLLQITSKNVTEVPNNVMENMNTFAALNDIGNYACHTISDEDVEDGVIHFNEQNNMDIVCIGTHGKGGLFHHSATEKLINHLFKPIISFHLK; encoded by the coding sequence ATGGATGAAAAGTTAAAAATATTGATTCCTACAGATTTCTCTGTGCAGGCAGAATATGCCTACTTAATGGTAAGAAAACTTGCGGAAAAAACCCCTGTAGAAATACATTTTCTTCATGTACTCAATGCACCTGATTCGGTCACCATGGACAGTAACGAAAACATACAATCTTGTGACGATATAGACATTCAATACCTGGTTCATCAAAAGGATATTGCTAATCGGAAGCTGGATAATCTCCATGTGCTCTATAGCAATGAAATTCATACCCATTTTGTATTAGGCAAACTTATAGATAGCATTTTGAGTTTTGCGGAGTCGCATGAGTTTGATTTGATCGTCATGGGCACGAAAGGCGCTTGGGGCTTAAAAGAAAAACTGTCTGGTTCTGAGACCCAAATAGTCGCGCGCAATTCAAGGATTCCCCTGCTTTCTTTAATGTGTGACCGGTCTGACCTTAATATTCAAAATATTCTGTTGGTGCACAATTTTAATCACCCGGAAAAGGAAGATCTTCAATTTTTACATAAAATAATTAAGGCATTCGATACCAGGATTCACCTGCTCCAGATTACTTCAAAAAATGTAACTGAGGTGCCTAATAATGTGATGGAGAATATGAACACTTTTGCGGCACTGAATGATATAGGCAATTATGCTTGTCATACCATCAGTGATGAGGATGTGGAAGATGGTGTCATTCATTTTAATGAGCAGAATAATATGGATATAGTTTGTATAGGCACTCATGGCAAAGGTGGACTGTTTCACCACAGTGCGACCGAAAAACTGATCAATCATCTTTTTAAGCCTATCATTTCATTTCATTTAAAATAA
- a CDS encoding YeeE/YedE family protein, translating to MKLLKFLLLGIVFGIVMAKSEVISWYRIQEMFRFQSFHMYGIIGTAVILGVMGVYLIKKFELRDYHGNPITFYPKEKSIIRYLIGGTIFGLGWALSGACPGPMVVNIGYGFLSMAIVFLFSVVGTFLYGYFRENLPH from the coding sequence ATGAAATTATTAAAATTTTTATTGCTTGGTATTGTATTTGGAATAGTGATGGCCAAGTCAGAAGTAATATCCTGGTATAGAATTCAGGAAATGTTTCGCTTTCAATCTTTTCATATGTATGGCATTATTGGAACTGCTGTCATTTTAGGAGTGATGGGCGTCTATTTAATAAAAAAGTTTGAACTAAGGGATTATCATGGCAATCCTATTACTTTTTATCCCAAAGAAAAATCAATCATTCGATACCTGATTGGAGGCACCATCTTTGGTTTAGGATGGGCTTTGAGTGGAGCATGCCCTGGTCCTATGGTTGTTAATATAGGATATGGTTTTTTGTCCATGGCTATTGTTTTTCTGTTTTCTGTTGTAGGTACCTTTTTATATGGATATTTCAGAGAAAATCTGCCTCACTAA
- a CDS encoding Crp/Fnr family transcriptional regulator — protein MISKNIFASIFEPALVEEIYQYGEVRHYKEGEIIIEYGKIIRIMPIVVEGTIKVFSRDDSGKEILLYYLSSNDSCSFAYSCCMEAKKSEIKAIADEDVELIAIPHQKLEEWLCKYPTWKRYIMQSFNVRFLELLKSIESIAFHKLDERLVAYLKEKQRITGSSVIKVSHYLIADDLATSRVVISSLLKQLENDEKILLYRNEIKLLNSFG, from the coding sequence ATGATTAGTAAAAATATCTTTGCTTCCATTTTTGAGCCAGCCCTGGTGGAAGAAATTTATCAGTATGGAGAAGTGAGGCATTATAAGGAAGGAGAGATTATTATAGAGTATGGCAAGATTATCAGAATCATGCCTATCGTCGTCGAAGGAACTATTAAAGTATTTAGCAGAGATGACTCAGGTAAAGAAATCTTACTGTATTATTTGAGCTCTAATGACAGTTGTTCTTTTGCATACAGTTGTTGTATGGAGGCTAAAAAAAGTGAAATCAAAGCTATTGCTGATGAAGATGTCGAGTTAATAGCCATTCCGCATCAAAAACTTGAGGAATGGCTGTGTAAATATCCTACCTGGAAGCGATATATAATGCAAAGCTTTAATGTTAGATTTTTGGAGCTTTTAAAATCTATCGAGAGTATAGCCTTCCATAAGTTAGACGAAAGGTTAGTAGCCTATCTGAAGGAAAAACAACGTATCACCGGATCGAGTGTCATTAAAGTCTCTCATTATCTCATAGCCGATGACTTAGCTACTTCGCGTGTCGTTATTTCCAGTCTACTTAAGCAGCTGGAAAATGATGAGAAAATATTATTGTATAGAAACGAAATCAAGCTGTTGAATTCGTTTGGATGA